One Miscanthus floridulus cultivar M001 chromosome 11, ASM1932011v1, whole genome shotgun sequence DNA window includes the following coding sequences:
- the LOC136492269 gene encoding antimicrobial peptide 1-like, with protein MASKRTATMFAVVAIAVIVIAAATTGVAVSDGSGPRSYLTSWGGPGCTSGKKGHIASAGSCGCNLIRFHGGHEFNFRGETATLYTEPGCAGTPYQVFEDTQACGNFGWHSIHIDC; from the coding sequence ATGGCCTCAAAGCGGACCGCGACGATGTTTGCTGTGGTGGCCATCGCCGTTATAGTCATAGCCGCAGCGACGACGGGCGTGGCGGTCTCGGACGGGTCGGGCCCCAGGAGCTACCTGACTTCGTGGGGCGGGCCAGGGTGCACGTCGGGAAAGAAGGGGCACATCGCGAGCGCGGGGTCGTGCGGCTGCAACCTCATCCGGTTCCACGGCGGCCACGAGTTCAACTTCCGCGGCGAGACGGCCACGCTCTACACCGAGCCCGGCTGCGCCGGCACGCCGTACCAGGTTTTCGAGGACACCCAGGCCTGCGGCAACTTCGGTTGGCACAGTATCCACATCGACTGCTAA